GCAATAAAATTTTATGCCGATTTTGAGCTTGCAGAACTGCTTCGCAGGGCAAGTTTTTACCGACGCACGTCAATTAGCAGTCTTGTTTGCGAAATTCTCACAGACCGTTTCAAGCCTGCTGTAGACCACGCACATAATACCCCTCAGGAGCCACAAAAACGCCCCTCTGAACGTGTTTTAGATAATACGGGTAGTAATTTACCTACAAGCATTAAACATCCGTTAAAACCCGCTTTTTCAGGCTTGCCTAACCCGTTCGATGAACAATTAAAGAAGAAAGCCAAAGAGTTCGGCATATAAACGGTTCAAAGATATTATAATTTTGTAGGGAAATCTTACGAAGTTTATTCTAAAACTAAACCATTTATCTAATTCATAAAAGCACTTGAGAGTTTTTCTCAGGTGCTTTTATTGTTTTTCCTGATTGCGGTAGTTAGCAGTGACATCTAGGCACTATATTCTTTATGCCTTTGGTGAAGTGTGCCTAGGCATAAACTTGACGCGGAGCATGGGCGGAGCGAACAAGTTTTACGCCGTCAGGTGCCCTATTGCCACAGGCATATAGTTATTGTGCTGAATGTTGCGTTTTGGCATTGCTAACGTGATGAGGAAAGCGACTAAGAGCGGCGTAGCCGTTCCGACCTCGTCGGAATGTTACTCTTAGTCGCTATTTGGAAAATAGAAAATAATGTCTTATTTTCGTTGATATATCAACCTTTTTAGCATTTTCCATTTTATAATTTTTATCATTTAGAAAAGTATTTTTAAGCATTTTTTATCATTTGGAAAATTTTTTAGCTTTCAGTTTTTAATTTCTCCGATATTAAACCTTTAGGTCGGTTAGATAACCGAATGTGTAAGCCCTTTTAGGGGAAGTTTTTTATTTTATATGGAGATTTAATTAAAAATGAATGTAAAAATCTCAAAGTATTTTATTGGCACGCTTAAAGCAGAAGATTTTTCCTCTGATGAGGTTAAATCAGCTTTAGATTCGGTGTGCAACAATTATGTTTTTCAAAAAGAACAGGGTTCTAAAACTGGGTATGAGCACTACCAAATCTGCTTGAATACTAAAAATTCAACGACTATTTTTGCGTTAAAAAATAAGCTCGTTACTCTTAATAAAAAATTCGACCCTCTTTACCTCGAACCTGCCAAATCCCAATTTGCTGTCGAACACTATTGCTCAAAATCTGATACCTATGTTGAAGGCACTCGTGTCTTTTCTAGCCCAGAATATGAGCAAAAAATTAAAAATAAATATAATAATAATTTAAGTAAAAATAATAATTCTTCCGAAAAAGTTACGTTCAAAATGATGGACGATTACTTTAATAAGAATGTTTCGGAACACGGCACAGATTGGTTTATCTCACCTTTTTGTGAATATGCATGGTTTTTCAAACAGCATAAATCGTTCTATGAGTTGAGTTGTAAAGGTTATTTTGACACTCTTGCTCTTGCTAATCGCTCCACTTATAAGAAGGTTTATTATATTTACGGAATAACTGGTAGTGGTAAGTCGACGCTGATACGTGCTCTCTTTCCTAGTTATAAAAACTGTTTCCCCTTTTCTAATTCCGAACGCTGGTTTGCAAATGGTTATAAATGCGAATCAATCGGTATCTTTGACGATACACCTCTCCCTTCTATTTCAACATTTCTAACCATGACTAATCCTCAACCGTTTAATTTCGACGTTAAAGGTGGCATAGTTGCCAATTGCTTAAATACGATTATTATTCTTTCCAACCTGTCGCCTGAGAAATATTTTGATTATTCTCATATGGATTCCAAGCAGGTCGATGCTGTTAAACGTCGCATTACGCATAGCTGGTATTTTGATAATCCCCTTCCTGAAGGCTACTTATTCGATGAAGATAAAGATTTAAGCATTTATTTGTCAGACGACGTTCGTCGCACAGCTTTCGAGACTATAAGAAAAGAGATTCAAAAATGATTAATAATGTAACACCGTTATTAATGGTTGTTGATTTTATTTAAGATGAAAGGTCTTTTTCATCAGCTGCCATGGTGTTAGTCCATCATGTTCGCGTTTGAATTTTTCGAATTCTTCTTTATGTTTTTTCGCGGATTCTTGGCTTTCCATGGCTTTATTTATTTTTTCGTTCTGTTCTTCAACTGCTGTTATTTTTTCTTTGTTGAACGTAAATTCGTATGCGATTATTTTTCTTCTTCCTCGTTTTATTTCGGAAGAATAAATTGGTTTGACTTTAAGTCCAATTAATGGCTCTAATTCACTTAAAATTGGCTTTATGACTTTGCTGTTTATGTTTGTTTTATAGCTATCTGGTATATCAAGTAGTCTTCTAAAATCGTTTACGTTCACTCGCCATATGCCTGTGTTTCTGAACATTTTTAGTCTTCGAAACGCTTCTTTGCTATAGGAACTTTTTAGTTTCATGTATGAAGATAACTCAAACCGAGTAAAATTCGAACCTAAATTATTCAGCAAGAACGCGAATTGTTTATTTACTGCAACGGTTAGTTTTGCTTCTTTTAGATTTGTTTTGAAGCATGAGAAAAGATTGAATTGGATGTATTCGTCTTTATCTTCATAAGCAAAATTAAGTGCTAATAGTTTCTTATTTGTTTCAATAATTCGTTGAGCTAATTCAGCGTTACTAATATTTTTTTCGCAACACATTAATTTCTTTAGCTCTGAGAATGTGAATGTAATTTCATCATCGTTCTTTTCTCGCATCCTCGAGCAGACCGCCATTAAAATGTCTAAATTCACGGCATTAAATTCTCTTAAGCCTTGATTGTTAAACGCATTAGCATATTTCACGATTTGATTACCCATAATTAAATAATACCATGGTATTTTATTTCCCAAAATAGTAGTTTAATACCTCCCAAAAAGGTATTTAAGTCTCCCAAAAAGGTATTTTAATAGTCCGTCAGCCCTACTCTCCCAACGGGTTTCAGCCGCCTAAAAGATTATATAAAAGATTTATATATAAAAAGAGTTAATTTTTTTCCCAAAAAAGTAGTTTTTTAGAAAAGATAGATTTTGTTCATTATGTTTAAGATTCTTAAGACTATTCTCGATGACTTAGAAGGAAAAACCCTGCTTCTTAAACCACCAAAATAAATATTTTTTTGACGATATTTATATGGTGACATGACCTTATAGGTATGTCATTAATTTACAAATATCTATTAAAAGGAAAAAATAATGCAAAATCTATATGGAAATTTTCAAGCAGTAGTTCTCGAACAGGTTACTGAGAATGATTTTGAGCAAGTTATGAATAAAGACGGCTCAGAAAAACAAAGGGATGGTAAACCAGTATTCCAGCTCACAAAAGATTCCAGAAGCAAGATGTTATTGAAAGACGGAACTGGTCTTTATACTTCTTTTAAGTTCTTGGCGTTTAAGCCAACTTTTGAAGCTGGTAATTATAGTCTTAAGGCTCAAATTACGCCTTATATTGCTTCTAACTTCATAAATTACAGCATCCTTATCAGTGAGGTTCTCAAGTGATGTTCGGCAAAGATAAGAAAGCAATAAAATTTTATGCCGATTTTGAGCTTGCAGAACTGCTTCGCAGGGCAAGTTTTTACCGACGCACGTCAATTAGCAGTCTTGTTTGCGAAATTCTCACAGACCGTTTCAAGCCTGCTGTAGACCACGCACATAATACCCCTCAGGAGCCACAAAAACGCCCCTCTGAACGTGTTTTAGATAATACGGGTAGTAATTTACCTACAAGCATTAAACATCCGTTAAAACCCGCTTTTTCAGGCTTGCCTAACCCGTTCGATGAACAATTAAAGAAGAAAGCCAAAGAGTTCGGCATATAAACGGTTCAAAGATATTATAATTTTGTAGGGAAATCTTACGAAGTTTATTCTAAAACTAAACCATTTATCTAATTCATAAAAGCACTTGAGAGTTTTTCTCAGGTGCTTTTATTGTTTTTCCTGATTGCGGTAGTTAGCAGTGACATCTAGGCACTATATTCTTTATGCCTTTGGTGAAGTGTGCCTAGGCATAAACTTGACGCGGAGCATGGGCGGAGCGAACAAGTTTTACGCCGTCAGGTGCCCTATTGCCACAGGCATATAGTTATTGTGCTGAATGTTGCGTTTTGGCATTGCTAACGTGATGAGGAAAGCGACTAAGAGCGGCGTAGCCGTTCCGACCTCGTCGGAATGTTACTCTTAGTCGCTATTTGGAAAATAGAAAATAATGTCTTATTTTCGTTGATATATCAACCTTTTTAGCATTTTCCATTTTATAATTTTTATCATTTAGAAAAGTATTTTTAAGCATTTTTTATCATTTGGAAAATTTTTTAGCTTTCAGTTTTTAATTTCTCCGATATTAAACCTTTAGGTCGGTTAGATAACCGAATGTGTAAGCCCTTTTAGGGGAAGTTTTTTATTTTATATGGAGATTTAATTAAAAATGAATGTAAAAATCTCAAAGTATTTTATTGGCACGCTTAAAGCAGAAGATTTTTCCTCTGATGAGGTTAAATCAGCTTTAGATTCGGTGTGCAACAATTATGTTTTTCAAAAAGAACAGGGTTCTAAAACTGGGTATGAGCACTACCAAATCTGCTTGAATACTAAAAATTCAACGACTATTTTTGCGTTAAAAAATAAGCTCGTTACTCTTAATAAAAAATTCGACCCTCTTTACCTCGAACCTGCCAAATCCCAATTTGCTGTCGAACACTATTGCTCAAAATCTGATACCTATGTTGAAGGCACTCGTGTCTTTTCTAGCCCAGAATATGAGCAAAAAATTAAAAATAAATATAATAATAATTTAAGTAAAAATAATAATTCTTCCGAAAAAGTTACGTTCAAAATGATGGACGATTACTTTAATAAGAATGTTTCGGAACACGGCACAGATTGGTTTATCTCACCTTTTTGTGAATATGCATGGTTTTTCAAACAGCATAAATCGTTCTATGAGTTGAGTTGTAAAGGTTATTTTGACACTCTTGCTCTTGCTAATCGCTCCACTTATAAGAAGGTTTATTATATTTACGGAATAACTGGTAGTGGTAAGTCGACGCTGATACGTGCTCTCTTTCCTAGTTATAAAAACTGTTTCCCCTTTTCTAATTCCGAACGCTGGTTTGCAAATGGTTATAAATGCGAATCAATCGGTATCTTTGACGATACACCTCTCCCTTCTATTTCAACATTTCTAACCATGACTAATCCTCAACCGTTTAATTTCGACGTTAAAGGTGGCATAGTTGCCAATTGCTTAAATACGATTATTATTCTTTCCAACCTGTCGCCTGAGAAATATTTTGATTATTCTCATATGGATTCCAAGCAGGTCGATGCTGTTAAACGTCGCATTACGCATAGCTGGTATTTTGATAATCCCCTTCCTGAAGGCTACTTATTCGATGAAGATAAAGATTTAAGCATTTATTTGTCAGACGACGTTCGTCGCACAGCTTTCGAGACTATAAGAAAAGAGATTCAAAAATGATTAATAATGTAACACCGTTATTAATGGTTGTTGATTTTATTTAAGATGAAAGGTCTTTTTCATCAGCTGCCATGGTGTTAGTCCATCATGTTCGCGTTTGAATTTTTCGAATTCTTCTTTATGTTTTTTCGCGGATTCTTGGCTTTCCATGGCTTTATTTATTTTTTCGTTCTGTTCTTCAACTGCTGTTATTTTTTCTTTGTTGAACGTAAATTCGTATGCGATTATTTTTCTTCTTCCTCGTTTTATTTCGGAAGAATAAATTGGTTTGACTTTAAGTCCAATTAATGGCTCTAATTCACTTAAAATTGGCTTTATGACTTTGCTGTTTATGTTTGTTTTATAGCTATCTGGTATATCAAGTAGTCTTCTAAAATCGTTTACGTTCACTCGCCATATGCCTGTGTTTCTGAACATTTTTAGTCTTCGAAACGCTTCTTTGCTATAGGAACTTTTTAGTTTCATGTATGAAGATAACTCAAACCGAGTAAAATTCGAACCTAAATTATTCAGCAAGAACGCGAATTGTTTATTTACTGCAACGGTTAGTTTTGCTTCTTTTAGATTTGTTTTGAAGCATGAGAAAAGATTGAATTGGATGTATTCGTCTTTATCTTCATAAGCAAAATTAAGTGCTAATAGTTTCTTATTTGTTTCAATAATTCGTTGAGCTAATTCAGCGTTACTAATATTTTTTTCGCAACACATTAATTTCTTTAGCTCTGAGAATGTGAATGTAATTTCATCATCGTTCTTTTCTCGCATCCTCGAGCAGACCGCCATTAAAATGTCTAAATTCACGGCATTAAATTCTCTTAAGCCTTGATTGTTAAACGCATTAGCATATTTCACGATTTGATTACCCATAATTAAATAATACCATGGTATTTTATTTCCCAAAATAGTAGTTTAATACCTCCCAAAAAGGTATTTAAGTCTCCCAAAAAGGTATTTTAATAGTCCGTCAGCCCTACTCTCCCAACGGGTTTCAGCCGCCTAAAAGATTATATAAAAGATTTATATATAAAAAGAGTTAATTTTTTTCCCAAAAAAGTAGTTTTTTAGAAAAGATAGATTTTGTTCATTATGTTTAAGATTCTTAAGACTATTCTCGATGACTTAGAAGGAAAAACCCTGCTTCTTAAACCACCAAAATAAATATTTTTTTGACGATATTTATATGGTGACATGACCTTATAGGTATGTCATTAATTTACAAATATCTATTAAAAGGAAAAAATAATGCAAAATCTATATGGAAATTTTCAAGCAGTAGTTCTCGAACAGGTTACTGAGAATGATTTTGAGCAAGTTATGAATAAAGACGGCTCAGAAAAACAAAGGGATGGTAAACCAGTATTCCAGCTCACAAAAGATTCCAGAAGCAAGATGTTATTGAAAGACGGAACTGGTCTTTATACTTCTTTTAAGTTCTTGGCGTTTAAGCCAACTTTTGAAGCTGGTAATTATAGTCTTAAGGCTCAAATTACGCCTTATATTGCTTCTAACTTCATAAATTACAGCATCCTTATCAGTGAGGTTCTCAAGTGATGTTCGGCAAAGATAAGAAAGCAATAAAATTTTATGCCGATTTTGAGCTTGCAGAACTGCTTCGCAGGGCAAGTTTTTACCGACGCACGTCAATTAGCAGTCTTGTTTGCGAAATTCTCACAGACCGTTTCAAGCCTGCTGTAGACCACGCACATAATACCCCTCAGGAGCCACAAAAACGCCCCTCTGAACGTGTTTTAGATAATACGGGTAGTAATTTACCTACAAGCATTAAACATCCGTTAAAACCCGCTTTTTCAGGCTTGCCTAACCCGTTCGATGAACAATTAAAGAAGAAAGCCAAAGAGTTCGGCATATAAACGGTTCAAAGATATTATAATTTTGTAGGGAAATCTTACGAAGTTTATTCTAAAACTAAACCATTTATCTAATTCATAAAAGCACTTGAGAGTTTTTCTCAGGTGCTTTTATTGTTTTTCCTGATTGCGGTAGTTAGCAGTGACATCTAGGCACTATATTCTTTATGCCTTTGGTGAAGTGTGCCTAGGCATAAACTTGACGCGGAGCATGGGCGGAGCGAACAAGTTTTACGCCGTCAGGTGCCCTATTGCCACAGGCATATAGTTATTGTGCTGAATGTTGCGTTTTGGCATTGCTAACGTGATGAGGAAAGCGACTAAGAGCGGCGTAGCCGTTCCGACCTCGTCGGAATGTTACTCTTAGTCGCTATTTGGAAAATAGAAAATAATGTCTTATTTTCGTTGATATATCAACCTTTTTAGCATTTTCCATTTTATAATTTTTATCATTTAGAAAAGTATTTTTAAGCATTTTTTATCATTTGGAAAATTTTTTAGCTTTCAGTTTTTAATTTCTCCGATATTAAACCTTTAGGTCGGTTAGATAACCGAATGTGTAAGCCCTTTTAGGGGAAGTTTTTTATTTTATATGGAGATTTAATTAAAAATGAATGTAAAAATCTCAAAGTATTTTATTGGCACGCTTAAAGCAGAAGATTTTTCCTCTGATGAGGTTAAATCAGCTTTAGATTCGGTGTGCAACAATTATGTTTTTCAAAAAGAACAGGGTTCTAAAACTGGGTATGAGCACTACCAAATCTGCTTGAATACTAAAAATTCAACGACTATTTTTGCGTTAAAAAATAAGCTCGTTACTCTTAATAAAAAATTCGACCCTCTTTACCTCGAACCTGCCAAATCCCAATTTGCTGTCGAACACTATTGCTCAAAATCTGATACCTATGTTGAAGGCACTCGTGTCTTTTCTAGCCCAGAATATGAGCAAAAAATTAAAAATAAATATAATAATAATTTAAGTAAAAATAATAATTCTTCCGAAAAAGTTACGTTCAAAATGATGGACGATTACTTTAATAAGAATGTTTCGGAACACGGCACAGATTGGTTTATCTCACCTTTTTGTGAATATGCATGGTTTTTCAAACAGCATAAATCGTTCTATGAGTTGAGTTGTAAAGGTTATTTTGACACTCTTGCTCTTGCTAATCGCTCCACTTATAAGAAGGTTTATTATATTTACGGAATAACTGGTAGTGGTAAGTCGACGCTGATACGTGCTCTCTTTCCTAGTTATAAAAACTGTTTCCCCTTTTCTAATTCCGAACGCTGGTTTGCAAATG
The genomic region above belongs to Gardnerella vaginalis and contains:
- a CDS encoding replication initiation protein, yielding MGNQIVKYANAFNNQGLREFNAVNLDILMAVCSRMREKNDDEITFTFSELKKLMCCEKNISNAELAQRIIETNKKLLALNFAYEDKDEYIQFNLFSCFKTNLKEAKLTVAVNKQFAFLLNNLGSNFTRFELSSYMKLKSSYSKEAFRRLKMFRNTGIWRVNVNDFRRLLDIPDSYKTNINSKVIKPILSELEPLIGLKVKPIYSSEIKRGRRKIIAYEFTFNKEKITAVEEQNEKINKAMESQESAKKHKEEFEKFKREHDGLTPWQLMKKTFHLK